A genome region from Triticum aestivum cultivar Chinese Spring chromosome 2B, IWGSC CS RefSeq v2.1, whole genome shotgun sequence includes the following:
- the LOC123047541 gene encoding anthocyanidin reductase ((2S)-flavan-3-ol-forming)-like, translating into MVLVEDDGTRRKTACVTGGNGYIASALIKMLLEKGYAVKTTVRKPNDMAKNSHLKDLQALGPLQVFCADLEEEGSFDDAIAGCNYAFLVAAPSNLDPQNPEKDLIEPAVQGTLNVMRSCHRAGTVKRVVLTSSAAAVTARPVEGDGNVLDEESWSDVGFLRSTKMAHWAYSVSKVLVEKAACAFAQEHGISLVTVCPVLTVGVAPAPGVNTSVAVLLSLLSGDDAMASILGHIEMSSGSISVVHVDDLCRTEILLAEKETASGRYICCSLNTTAVALARFLALKYPQYNVKTDRFGGLPEKPKVCISSAKLVGEGFRFKQDTLDKIYDGAVQYGRALGILPY; encoded by the exons ATGGTGTTGGTGGAAGACGATGGGACAAGAAGGAAGACAGCGTGCGTCACCGGAGGGAATGGGTACATAGCCTCGGCGCTCATCAAGATGCTGCTGGAGAAGGGATACGCCGTGAAGACGACGGTCAGAAAACCCA ATGACATGGCCAAGAACTCGCATCTCAAGGATTTGCAAGCTCTCGGTCCCTTGCAGGTCTTCTGTGCGGACCTGGAGGAGGAAGGCAGCTTTGACGACGCCATTGCCGGCTGCAACTATGCCTTCCTCGTCGCCGCTCCGTCGAACCTCGACCCGCAGAACCCCGAG AAAGACTTGATCGAGCCAGCCGTCCAAGGAACCCTCAACGTGATGAGGTCGTGTCACAGAGCAGGGACGGTAAAACGCGTGGTCCTAacatcgtcggcggcggcggtcacAGCCCGGCCGGTTGAAGGCGATGGTAATGTCCTGGACGAGGAATCCTGGTCTGACGTCGGGTTCCTCAGATCCACAAAAATGGCTCATTGG GCCTACTCGGTTTCAAAGGTGCTGGTAGAGAAGGCGGCGTGCGCGTTCGCGCAGGAGCACGGCATCAGCCTGGTCACCGTGTGTCCTGTTCTTACGGTGGGGGTGGCGCCGGCGCCAGGTGTCAACACAAGCGTCGCCGTCTTACTCTCCCTACTATCCG GCGATGACGCGATGGCCAGCATTCTGGGGCACATCGAGATGTCGTCCGGTTCGATCTCAGTGGTCCACGTGGACGACCTATGCCGTACCGAGATACTCCTTGCCGAGAAGGAGACGGCGTCAGGGCGGTATATCTGCTGCAGCCTCAACACCACCGCCGTGGCGCTCGCCCGCTTCCTGGCGCTCAAGTACCCACAGTACAATGTCAAGACCGACCG TTTTGGTGGTCTCCCCGAGAAACCCAAAGTCTGCATTTCCTCGGCCAAGCTCGTCGGAGAAGGCTTCCGGTTCAAGCAAGATACACTGGACAAGATATACGATGGTGCCGTCCAGTACGGAAGGGCCTTAGGGATCCTTCCATACTAA